From the Lolium rigidum isolate FL_2022 chromosome 2, APGP_CSIRO_Lrig_0.1, whole genome shotgun sequence genome, one window contains:
- the LOC124690214 gene encoding uncharacterized protein LOC124690214, with protein MAQAPPTLRLRGGDGEVFEVDARRLAALFPAYVLRVPAIHNFGIFKLIGVYREFEASGRHTAPEVENAFVKTIGDLDNLTRVASAAMQLEDHALLNLCLRATIVIIERARAAENLQNLPSQEEN; from the exons ATGGCGCAGGCCCCGCCCACCTTGCGGCtgcgcggcggcgacggggagGTGTTCGAGGTGGACGCGCGGAGGCTGGCGGCGCTCTTCCCGGCCTACGTCCTCAGGGTCCCCGCCATCCACAACTTCGGCATCTTCAAGCTCATCGGCGTCTACCGCGAGTTCGAGGCCAGCGGCAGGCACACCGCCCCAGAAGTGGAGAACGCGTTCGTGAAGACCATCGGCGACCTCGACAACCTCACCCGCGTCGCCTCG GCTGCAATGCAGCTGGAAGATCATGCCCTGCTGAACCTGTGCCTGCGAGCGACTATTGTGATTATCGAGCGGGCAAGGGCTGCGGAAAATCTCCAGAATTTGCCGAGCCAGGAGGAGAACTAG